The DNA sequence TTGACCACGAGGTTCCTGAGCACCCGCTCCACGCGCCGCGCGTCGGCCTCGGCGACCACGGGCTGCTGGTCGCCGACGACCCGTATGCGGGTGCCCTTGCGCTCCGCGAGCGGCTCGGCGCCGCCCACCACGCGGCGCACCACCTCGCGCAGGTCTATCGGCTCGGCCTCCAGGGCCGCCGCGCCCGCGTCGAAGCGGCTGATCTCCAGCAGGTCCGCGAGCAGCGACTCGAACCGGTCCAGCTGATCGGCGAGCAACTCGGCCGACCGCGCCGTGACCGGGTCGAAGTCCACGCGGGCCTCATGGATGACGTCGGCCGCCATCCGCACGGTGGTCAGGGGCGTGCGCAGCTCGTGCGACACGTCCGACACGAACCGGCGCTGCATCCGCGACAGCTCCTCCAGCTGCTGGATCTTCAGCTGGAGGTTCTGCGCCATCTTGTTGAAGGCCTCGCCGAGGCGCGCGATGTCGTCCTCTCCGGTGACCTTCATGCGCTCCTGGAGACGCCCGGCGGACAGCCGCTCGGCGATCCCGGCCGCCATCCGTACGGGCGTGACGACCTGGCGCACGACCAGCCAGGCGATGGCGCCGAGAAGCACCACCACGAACAGGCCCGCCGTCGCGAGCGTGCCGCGCACCAGGCGCATCGACTCCTCTTCCTGCGTCAGCGGGAAGAGGTAGTACAGCTGGTACGAGTCTCCGTTGAGGTCGCTGAGCTGCTTGCCGATCACCAGGCCGGCCTGCGACTCGCGGTGGTCGATGAAGTTGATGCGCGTGTTGCTCTGGTAGGCGAGCGTGCCGTCGCCGACCTTCTCGCGCACCTCTTCGGGCACGCTCTGGATCGGGTCCACGCCACCGGAGGCGCGCGGTCCGCGCACGCTGCCGACGTCGCCCGTGTTGGAGCTCAGCGTCACTACGTAGAAGGCGTTCTGCCCGCCGCTCGCGAGCTGCTCGGCCAGCTCCGACATCCACACGGCGGCGTTCTGCGCGGTGGGGCCGTCCGCGCCGTCGCCCTGCGATGAGGTCGGGCGCGCGGAGTTGGCCTTCTCCTGGGCGACCTTGAAGCCGCCGTCGGCCTGGCTCTGGGAGGCGTTGACCTTCGCCTTGAGCAGGCCGTTGCTCACCGAGCTCATGACGACGAAGCCGAGCAGCAGCACCACGCCCAGCGACATGAGGAGGGTCGTGACGACGACCCTCAGCTGGATGTTGCGCCGCCACAGCCGCATCATGGGCAGCAGCGGACGGCGCACCCAGCGCGTGAAGAGCCGCACGACGGGGCTGCCCTGCACCCCGCCCTGAAGCATCAGGCCGCTGTCGACGAGGGCCCCGAAGCGGGACCCTCGCCGTGGCGGCCGTACAGTCCGCCCCGGACGCGCTCCCGGGTCGCCGGGCGCCGGAGCGGAACTGTCCTTGGACACGTCAGCTCGGTCCGGCCTTGTAACCGACACCGCGGACGGTCACCACGATCTCCGGCCGCTCCGGGTCCCGCTCGACCTTGGAGCGCAGGCGCTGCACATGCACATTCACCAGGCGGGTGTCGGCGGCGTG is a window from the Streptomyces spectabilis genome containing:
- the mtrB gene encoding MtrAB system histidine kinase MtrB gives rise to the protein MSKDSSAPAPGDPGARPGRTVRPPRRGSRFGALVDSGLMLQGGVQGSPVVRLFTRWVRRPLLPMMRLWRRNIQLRVVVTTLLMSLGVVLLLGFVVMSSVSNGLLKAKVNASQSQADGGFKVAQEKANSARPTSSQGDGADGPTAQNAAVWMSELAEQLASGGQNAFYVVTLSSNTGDVGSVRGPRASGGVDPIQSVPEEVREKVGDGTLAYQSNTRINFIDHRESQAGLVIGKQLSDLNGDSYQLYYLFPLTQEEESMRLVRGTLATAGLFVVVLLGAIAWLVVRQVVTPVRMAAGIAERLSAGRLQERMKVTGEDDIARLGEAFNKMAQNLQLKIQQLEELSRMQRRFVSDVSHELRTPLTTVRMAADVIHEARVDFDPVTARSAELLADQLDRFESLLADLLEISRFDAGAAALEAEPIDLREVVRRVVGGAEPLAERKGTRIRVVGDQQPVVAEADARRVERVLRNLVVNAVEHGEGQDVVVRLAAAGGAVAVAVRDYGVGLKPGEATRVFSRFWRADPARARTTGGTGLGLSIALEDARLHGGWLQAWGEPGGGSQFRLTLPRTADEVLRGSPIPLEPDDSRRHRDRDAAGLPRGGGGKRATVPHQSQEQSPVPVPAKAPIAPRLAQAAALDVDPTALPGNGARVVPRQPLVPEDERMGEPRGDAPGPGTDRDGTTADQNDEPGAGSGGGPDTGGNGRPDTGSNGRPGADEEEGASRAR